From the Lactobacillus johnsonii genome, the window ATCAAACTAACAATTATTTTCTTGTTAATCATCCAGAGATTTTGAAAGTTTATCGTCAAATTGCTGGAACTTTACCTAACCTCTTAAAGAAAAATTTTCGCAAATTGCAATAATAAATTGAACACTTTTAGTTAAGCTGCTTGATAGATTAGATCTAATTCTCTTTCAAAGATTTCATCTGGTGTATGATAGGCCAGTATCTTTCTTGGCAAAGAATTGCACCAGGTTTCAATATTAATGATGTCTTGTAAAGAATAGTTAGCTATTGCTTCTCCCTTAGGAATGAATCTGCGAATAAGACCATTGTGTCTTTCAACTGTTCCCTTATCACAAGAAGTGTAAGGATGGGCATAGTAAACCAGTGTATTGGATACTTTTTCTAGGTTGGAAAGATCTGCAAACTCTGAGCCATTATCAGTGGTAATGGTTTTAAAAATATCATTCCAATGTTCGCTGTATTGCCTTTGGAGTTCTTTAAAGGCCTGCATGACACTGACAGAAGTCTTGTCAGGAATACGAAGAATTAAAAACTCACGACTCATACGCTCAGATAAGGTTAGCAGTACCTCATCATCTTTGCTCTTATGTCCGAGAACTAAATCGCATTCCCAATGACCGAATTCATTACGTTTATTGATCTCTTTAGGACGTTCTTCAATGCTTCTGCCAAGTTTTTTCTTATTTTTGCGAATACGATGAAGCTTAGTATTGCGTTTAAGCTTCTCTGGCAAGTCGTAATTATAAATTCCTAATAAGCCTTGATCAACGTAATTATAAAGAGTTTTGGTGCAGACAACATCGCTGCTAGCGAATTCGCCAACAGCAGTAGCACGATTACTGCACACATCAAGCGACCAGCCATCTTTAAAAAAATGCTTGTGGACATAGCGCATGAATTGAGCTTTCCTGAGAAAGTCTGATTTGCGCCCACAATTTTTACGATGAGCTTTATATGCATCATGCCCTTGAGTAGCCTTATATTTTTTGACTTTACCATGATACAGTTTTACAGTGCCACGCTTAACCTCATAGCTGATAGTAGAAGGAGAACAGTTAAGTTCACGGGCAATTGCACGCAAAGAATAGCCATCTTTCAAACGCAATTGAATAATAACTCGCTCTTCAAATGATAAATGCTTGCCTTTAACGTGCTGGTTCATGGTAGAATGTAAAGAGTCCATTTTGACCTCCAATAGAAAGTTTTTGTGGTTATTAACATTCTATCAAACAGGTCCGAATGGACTTTTTATTTTTTATCAAGTGTTCAATTTAATTTTACAATCAGCGAAAGAAAAATTTTCAAAGACCAACTACTTTTATTAATCAATTAGATAAGAAAAATGAACACGCTGATATTGTTATAATCGATGAAGCGCACTTACTTCTTTCTAAGCCAGATCATTACAATAATTTTTATCATGAAAATCAGTTAACTGAAATTATTAAAAGAAGCAAGGTAGTGATTTTAGTATTTGATCCATATCAAGTACTAAAAATGAAAACTCTTTGGACTAAAGATCGCCTAGAAAAAATTATCGATCCCTATCCTCATCAAAAATATCATTTAAAACATCAATTTAGGATGACTGCTTCTTCTGAATTACTTAGTTGGTTCAATTCATTTACTAAACATAAAATCATCGATCCTATCCCTACTAATGCTAATAGCAACTATGACTTTCGTATTTTTGATAATGCCGAGAAAATGCGAAAGGAAATCGTTAAGCGCAACTGTGAAGTAGGATTAAGTCGAGTTCTTTCTACATCCGGCTATCCTTCGACCTTAGATGGAGGCAAACATTACATCCAAGAAGGAAAATTCAAAATGCCATGGGACCAATATAACTACACTGCCACTCCTTGGGCTGAAATACCAAAAACAATTGATGAGGTAGGCTCAATATATACTTGTCAGGGATTTGATTTAAACTATGCTGGTATTATTATCGGTCCGCCCATCAGCCAAATCCCCGGCACAAACAAAATCCGTGTTAATTTAGACAAAATAACTGATGTAGAAATGTTTAAAAAGAGAAAAGATTTATCTGATCCTCGTGAAATCAAAACTCTTGAAGAAGAAATGGTTCTTAATTCTTTAAATGTTTTATTTAAGCGGGGAATCAAAGGAACTTATCTTTATGCTCATGATCCCTTGCTTAGAAAAAGCTTAGTCTCTATGTTCAAGCAAGCAACACAAAAGACAAAATAAAAGATTATGGTTTAAAACAAACCATAATCTTTTTTGTTAATTCTCATTCAAATAAATTGTTACATCTTTAAATTAGATTTGCTTCTTCAAGCAATTCTTCAATCCATGTTCCCTTAATCTTTTTCATACCAGCTTTTACAGCTAACTTTTCCGGTAATGGCATTTCTTGGTCTGCTAATTTCTTTTTATCAGACATGTAATACATAGCACGAAGTAATTCCCGGATATCATAAACAGAACTCCAAACTTCTGGAACTCCTCGATCTACATTAAGTAGTGTATAAACAGATTCCATAGCTGTTCTAACTGAATATTCTGTAGTAAACACTGTATCTCTAGTAGGGCTTTCAGCAAAGTTACCAATAAATGCCAAATTTTTTGATCCTTCTGGTACAACAGCTGGCCGGTCACCATCATGACGAGGCATGAAGTAACTAGTAATATAAGGCATATATACCGGAACGGTGTTCATATTTTCTTCTGAAGATAATTCTTTAATTTCACTTTCTGGCACACCCAAATGATAAAGCATTTCTTCAGCAATTTCTTGTCCAGTACAGTCGACTACCTTTTTCTTAATATAATTCCCCTCAGTATCTGAATACAAAGCATAGATCCAGACTACAATCTCATTTGGCTTTTGAGTTGGAAAATGAGGTTGACGGTGAATAGTAAAACTTAGACCCCAATTTGAATCTGTAACCGTAATAATTCCACCAGTATTTACTTTTCCATCATACAAACTACGTTTAGTCAATCTTTCAAAGTAAGGGGCTACTTTTTTATTCTTTAACGTTGTAGTTGCAGAAACAAACCATGATTTTTCAGGTAAATTTTCACTAAAGACATCAGGGTGACCAAATGCCGGATCTTGTTTAGCTAAGTTTTCCCATAACTTCCAAGATCCACCCTTAGCATGAGTAATTGGCGCAGGCGTAGTTTGGTTCCCATAAGTAGAGCTTTCAGTAATTGATCCATTAGTTACAAAGACAATGTCATCTTCAGTTAAATCAATATCTTCTTGCTTACCGTTCTTCTTCATCACAATCTTTTTAGCAACTTTTTCATTTCCTTCATGGTCAACTAATACATTTTCTACTTGAACACCATATTCAAATTTAACGCCATGGTCTTTTAGATATTTAAGTAGTGGCTTCACCATAGAATCATATTGATCATATTTGTTAAACTTCAAGGCAGTAAAGTCAGGTAAACCATCAATATGGTGAATGAAACGCATACAATAACGTCTCATCTCTGCAAGAGAATGCCATTTTTCAAAAGCAAACATCGTTGACCAATAAGTCCAAAAATTAGTTTCAAAAAATTCAGGTGAAAACCATTCTTCAATTGTTTTTCCTTGAAGTTCAGATTCTGGTGTTAAAACTAACTTAACAATTTCACTAGCATGCGAACCCAATTGATATAGTCCATCTGTTGGCAATTCATTACCACGCTTATGAATCAATCGACAATTCGAGGAGTTAGGATCCTCTTTATCAAGCCAGTAATATTCATCTAAGTAAGAAGCTCCTGGTATCCGCAATGATGGAACTGATCGATACATGTCCCACATACATTCAAAGTGGTCTTCCATTTCTCTACCACCTCGAACTACAAAACCAGCATTAGGCCGGTTAGTCCCATCTAGAGAGCCGCCCGCAACATCCAATTCTTCTAAAATATGAATTTTATCACCAGACATCTTAGCATCTCGAACCAAAAAGAATGCTGCTGAAAGGCCCGCTAATCCACTACCGATTATGTAAGCAGATTTCTTGTCTACACCAGCCGGCTTTTTAGTATCCGCAAAAGCTTCATAGTTTCCTTTTGAATAGTACATACAAGTGATCCTCTTTTCTATATTTGAATAGTATTAACACTTCTTATATTTAATTCTATGTAAAGCGGTTACACTAGTCAATCAATTTAGCTGTTATATTTATAATTCATTACTTATCAAGTTCTTCCATAATATTTCCATATCAATAGGATCTGCTATTTCAATTTTTTGTCTTTTTTCTGAAAAAGGATCATCAAATTCAAGATAAAAACAATTTAACGCTTGTCGCTTAAAATTATCTTTAATTCCATACAAAGGATCACCGAACAAGGGATGTCCTAAATATTGCATGTGCACTCTAATTTGATGAG encodes:
- a CDS encoding IS30-like element ISLjo1 family transposase, with the protein product MDSLHSTMNQHVKGKHLSFEERVIIQLRLKDGYSLRAIARELNCSPSTISYEVKRGTVKLYHGKVKKYKATQGHDAYKAHRKNCGRKSDFLRKAQFMRYVHKHFFKDGWSLDVCSNRATAVGEFASSDVVCTKTLYNYVDQGLLGIYNYDLPEKLKRNTKLHRIRKNKKKLGRSIEERPKEINKRNEFGHWECDLVLGHKSKDDEVLLTLSERMSREFLILRIPDKTSVSVMQAFKELQRQYSEHWNDIFKTITTDNGSEFADLSNLEKVSNTLVYYAHPYTSCDKGTVERHNGLIRRFIPKGEAIANYSLQDIINIETWCNSLPRKILAYHTPDEIFERELDLIYQAA
- a CDS encoding oleate hydratase → MYYSKGNYEAFADTKKPAGVDKKSAYIIGSGLAGLSAAFFLVRDAKMSGDKIHILEELDVAGGSLDGTNRPNAGFVVRGGREMEDHFECMWDMYRSVPSLRIPGASYLDEYYWLDKEDPNSSNCRLIHKRGNELPTDGLYQLGSHASEIVKLVLTPESELQGKTIEEWFSPEFFETNFWTYWSTMFAFEKWHSLAEMRRYCMRFIHHIDGLPDFTALKFNKYDQYDSMVKPLLKYLKDHGVKFEYGVQVENVLVDHEGNEKVAKKIVMKKNGKQEDIDLTEDDIVFVTNGSITESSTYGNQTTPAPITHAKGGSWKLWENLAKQDPAFGHPDVFSENLPEKSWFVSATTTLKNKKVAPYFERLTKRSLYDGKVNTGGIITVTDSNWGLSFTIHRQPHFPTQKPNEIVVWIYALYSDTEGNYIKKKVVDCTGQEIAEEMLYHLGVPESEIKELSSEENMNTVPVYMPYITSYFMPRHDGDRPAVVPEGSKNLAFIGNFAESPTRDTVFTTEYSVRTAMESVYTLLNVDRGVPEVWSSVYDIRELLRAMYYMSDKKKLADQEMPLPEKLAVKAGMKKIKGTWIEELLEEANLI